In the genome of Spirochaetia bacterium, one region contains:
- a CDS encoding BMP family ABC transporter substrate-binding protein, which translates to MKKTVMLCLSVLTGLGMLFANGTSEKPAAASTATSAVASATTASGLPALTKDTIKVGFIYGSPVGTEGYSYCHDLGRRALEKEGIKTMYLESISETSACEKAMRDLINQGCNVIYATSFGYGEYVLSLAKEYPDVYFNHATGYQTAKNVSTYMGRLYEAEYLTGMVAGMMTKSNQIGFVASFPLPEVVRQINAYMLGAKAVNPKATIEVKWTNSWYDPATETASAKDLVNDGCDVLGAYCDTMNPQSAAARMGKWVTGCSSSGYDALPDKYLTAPLFHYDVFYPENVNQILDGTWKADSKWEGIDHDVVDIDKITNCPPEVSEKVMKARQDIIDKKLDIWKGELKDNKGKVRVEAGQTLTDSDLTSLDWFVDGVIGSVK; encoded by the coding sequence ATGAAAAAGACTGTAATGTTGTGTTTGTCAGTATTGACGGGCCTTGGCATGTTGTTTGCCAACGGGACAAGTGAAAAACCTGCTGCTGCGAGTACTGCTACAAGTGCTGTTGCAAGTGCTACGACTGCATCCGGCCTGCCTGCCTTGACCAAGGATACGATAAAAGTAGGGTTTATCTATGGCAGTCCCGTAGGAACCGAAGGCTATTCCTACTGCCATGACCTAGGAAGACGGGCATTGGAAAAAGAAGGTATCAAGACGATGTACCTGGAATCAATTTCAGAGACATCTGCCTGTGAAAAGGCAATGCGGGACCTTATCAACCAAGGTTGCAATGTCATTTATGCAACAAGCTTCGGCTATGGGGAATATGTGCTTTCCCTTGCAAAGGAATACCCGGACGTCTACTTCAACCATGCTACCGGTTATCAGACTGCAAAGAACGTTTCAACTTATATGGGCAGGTTATATGAGGCTGAATATCTTACCGGTATGGTTGCCGGCATGATGACAAAGAGCAATCAGATCGGCTTCGTGGCTTCATTCCCGCTTCCTGAAGTAGTACGTCAGATCAATGCCTATATGCTTGGCGCAAAGGCAGTCAATCCGAAGGCAACCATTGAAGTGAAATGGACCAATTCCTGGTATGACCCTGCAACCGAAACGGCTTCGGCAAAGGATTTGGTAAACGACGGATGTGATGTCCTTGGTGCTTATTGCGATACCATGAACCCGCAGTCAGCGGCAGCCCGCATGGGCAAATGGGTGACCGGTTGTTCATCAAGCGGTTATGATGCACTTCCTGACAAATATCTGACAGCTCCGCTGTTCCACTATGATGTATTCTATCCCGAGAATGTCAATCAGATCCTGGATGGTACGTGGAAAGCAGACAGCAAGTGGGAAGGCATTGACCACGATGTCGTCGACATCGACAAGATTACCAACTGTCCTCCTGAAGTCAGTGAAAAAGTCATGAAGGCCCGTCAGGACATCATCGATAAGAAACTGGATATTTGGAAGGGCGAACTCAAAGACAACAAGGGTAAGGTACGTGTTGAAGCAGGACAGACCCTGACGGATTCGGATCTGACATCCCTTGACTGGTTCGTTGACGGTGTCATCGGATCGGTAAAGTAG
- a CDS encoding EF2563 family selenium-dependent molybdenum hydroxylase system protein: MSTQNNSPYTIASDLEAKNIPFAWVTIAATTGTVTRTSGRMLVTKDGTSYGTIGGGEIEFRAKQNALACLQRGKGGLFRLKRTNENNDAISSMTISIDIGEKGHCLLIIGGGHVAQETARIAQGAGFETKVIETRKEFASTELFPTASQIILQGTVKKALSEIPIDEDTAIVVLNHALMRSKDYKALLETPAPYIGIMASHKHMHRILGDVPLNREEMVRIHCPIGVDIGGQMPYQVGLSLVSEILAFFEGRPAIRKGIAYRPIIVRGAGDLATSVILMLHNAGHRVIALDIEKPTVIRRTVAFGEAMYEGTIEVEGVKGVLTAKEDLEKITALLDEGIVPLVVDPDATLIQKLHPYIVVDAILAKVNIGTKKDDAPLVLALGPGFTAGIDCDAVIETMRGHDLGRVLTEGQTQPNTGTPGVIGGYGKERVIKSPAEGIFSSNHKIGDLVEKGDIIAGVDGVPVQTVISGKLRGLLHSGLPVTVGFKVADVDPRGASVDHLHCSDKGRTIGGGVLQAVEKFLREMK; the protein is encoded by the coding sequence ATGAGTACACAGAACAATTCACCATATACCATTGCTTCTGATTTGGAAGCAAAAAATATACCTTTTGCATGGGTAACCATCGCCGCTACTACTGGTACGGTAACCAGGACCAGTGGCAGAATGCTAGTTACGAAAGACGGCACTTCCTACGGTACCATAGGAGGCGGAGAAATTGAATTCCGGGCAAAACAGAATGCCTTGGCTTGTCTACAAAGAGGCAAAGGTGGACTTTTCAGGCTCAAGAGAACAAACGAAAACAACGATGCCATATCTTCTATGACCATTTCGATCGACATTGGCGAAAAAGGACATTGCCTGTTGATCATCGGAGGCGGACACGTAGCCCAGGAAACTGCAAGGATTGCACAGGGAGCAGGTTTTGAAACAAAGGTCATCGAAACCCGCAAGGAATTTGCCAGTACCGAACTCTTCCCTACTGCCAGCCAGATTATCCTGCAAGGCACAGTCAAGAAAGCTTTATCGGAAATACCGATTGATGAAGACACTGCGATTGTCGTACTGAACCATGCATTGATGCGAAGCAAGGACTATAAGGCATTGCTTGAGACACCGGCTCCCTATATCGGTATCATGGCAAGCCATAAGCATATGCATCGTATCCTTGGAGATGTACCGCTGAACAGAGAGGAAATGGTCCGGATTCATTGCCCGATCGGCGTTGACATCGGAGGGCAGATGCCTTATCAGGTCGGTCTTTCATTGGTAAGTGAAATCCTGGCTTTCTTTGAAGGAAGACCTGCAATCAGAAAGGGTATCGCCTATCGGCCTATCATCGTCAGAGGTGCCGGAGACCTGGCTACTTCCGTCATTCTCATGCTGCATAACGCAGGGCACCGTGTAATTGCCTTGGATATTGAAAAACCGACAGTCATCAGAAGGACGGTTGCGTTCGGAGAAGCAATGTATGAGGGTACGATTGAAGTCGAAGGAGTCAAGGGTGTCTTGACTGCGAAAGAAGACCTGGAAAAGATTACCGCACTGCTTGATGAAGGAATCGTACCACTGGTAGTTGATCCTGATGCTACATTGATACAGAAATTACATCCGTACATTGTCGTCGATGCTATCTTGGCAAAGGTAAACATCGGTACAAAGAAAGATGATGCTCCTTTGGTACTTGCACTGGGGCCAGGCTTTACCGCAGGTATTGACTGCGATGCCGTCATCGAGACAATGAGAGGACATGACCTTGGAAGGGTCTTAACGGAAGGACAGACCCAGCCCAACACAGGAACTCCGGGTGTTATCGGTGGCTATGGGAAGGAACGGGTCATAAAGAGCCCTGCAGAAGGCATTTTCTCTTCCAACCATAAAATCGGGGATCTCGTTGAAAAAGGAGATATCATAGCAGGGGTAGACGGCGTTCCGGTCCAGACAGTCATCTCTGGTAAACTTCGGGGCCTGCTCCATTCGGGCCTGCCTGTCACCGTAGGTTTCAAGGTTGCCGATGTTGATCCCAGAGGTGCTTCGGTTGATCACCTCCACTGCTCGGATAAAGGCCGTACCATAGGCGGCGGGGTCCTGCAGGCAGTTGAGAAGTTCCTTCGGGAAATGAAGTGA
- a CDS encoding metal-dependent transcriptional regulator: MQISKSSKTYLKTIFLLQRKLGSVRSINVANELGVSKPSVSNAIKRLHNEGLIDIDEHHNLVLTKSGQKYATSIFERQVIIEDFLTHVLKVGAKAAHEDARHLEHLVSPETFEKFKELDKATSK; encoded by the coding sequence ATGCAAATCAGTAAATCTTCCAAAACCTATCTGAAAACAATTTTTCTGCTGCAGCGTAAGCTTGGTTCTGTCCGTTCCATCAACGTTGCAAATGAACTTGGAGTCTCAAAACCAAGTGTCAGCAATGCAATTAAAAGACTTCATAATGAAGGTTTGATTGATATCGACGAACATCACAACCTTGTTCTAACAAAAAGTGGACAAAAATATGCTACTTCCATATTTGAACGCCAAGTGATAATCGAAGACTTTCTAACGCATGTCCTCAAAGTTGGGGCAAAAGCCGCTCATGAAGATGCTCGCCATTTAGAACATTTGGTAAGCCCGGAGACTTTCGAAAAGTTTAAAGAACTAGACAAGGCAACCAGTAAATGA
- the murB gene encoding UDP-N-acetylmuramate dehydrogenase: MVVDLSELDYYTTMHTNVSHSSEKIKFEKLTAQDVPLAPYSSFGTGGNAEYFAMPGRMHELIDILKLSTQYNLPLTIIGGGTNILISDEGIKGMVLCTQHLSRFSLRGNLFATRCGMSLDRAISISIDDGLQGLEFLGGIPGTVGGAVRGNAGSDNHQISDRLVYVDYFTMDGRLHRMDADGEDFSYRHSPFMDMKQTVILFEAAFSLDNTGQSSEAKKIKEQCIREHGKRGLHSFPNAGSIFKNPEGQKAGWLIDQCGLKGKTLGGAMVSQEHANVIVNAAGASSRDIFDLSQLAKDEVAKRFGIDLSYEIQLLGTWPGQKTSS; encoded by the coding sequence ATGGTTGTAGACTTGTCGGAACTGGATTACTATACAACCATGCATACCAATGTAAGTCATAGCAGTGAAAAAATCAAGTTTGAAAAACTTACGGCTCAGGATGTCCCTCTTGCACCCTATTCTTCGTTCGGCACTGGCGGAAATGCCGAATACTTTGCAATGCCGGGAAGAATGCATGAATTGATTGACATCCTAAAGCTGTCCACACAGTATAATCTGCCGCTTACCATCATCGGAGGCGGGACAAATATATTGATCAGTGATGAGGGCATCAAAGGAATGGTACTGTGTACCCAGCATCTTTCCCGCTTTTCATTGCGTGGCAACCTTTTTGCAACCCGTTGCGGCATGTCCTTGGACCGGGCAATCTCGATTTCCATAGACGATGGTCTGCAAGGCTTGGAATTCCTTGGTGGAATTCCTGGTACCGTAGGTGGTGCCGTAAGAGGTAATGCAGGATCTGACAACCATCAGATCAGCGACAGGCTGGTTTACGTCGATTATTTTACCATGGATGGCAGACTCCACAGGATGGATGCCGATGGAGAAGATTTTTCCTACCGGCATAGTCCGTTCATGGACATGAAACAGACAGTCATACTGTTTGAAGCTGCATTTAGCCTTGATAATACCGGACAGAGCTCAGAAGCGAAAAAAATAAAGGAACAATGTATACGGGAACATGGCAAGCGAGGCCTACATTCATTTCCGAATGCCGGATCTATCTTCAAGAATCCAGAAGGGCAGAAAGCCGGTTGGCTCATTGACCAATGTGGCTTGAAGGGCAAGACACTGGGAGGTGCAATGGTCAGCCAGGAACATGCAAATGTCATTGTCAATGCTGCCGGTGCCTCCAGCCGTGACATATTCGACTTGAGCCAGCTTGCAAAAGATGAAGTAGCAAAGCGTTTCGGCATCGACCTTTCATATGAAATCCAACTGCTTGGGACTTGGCCTGGTCAAAAAACAAGTTCATAG
- a CDS encoding zf-HC2 domain-containing protein, with protein MCLDDALLNSYLDGELQEPWKTQVEEHIAYCKGCRQRLEELQALDKRLKAAVESDEEIARRSARVMTYFEKNRFNRQPHTNIFKRKVQVKLVPTLIASAAAFVVIFIGSFVLFGTNNRQTSQILPEVMMPISSSQVQQVSEKQKTTLDDFSLEEIVQYLDSKGYAVQLQLKSIAPIPEKKNATADTQK; from the coding sequence ATGTGCTTGGATGATGCATTGCTGAATTCTTATCTGGATGGCGAATTGCAGGAACCTTGGAAAACACAGGTTGAGGAGCATATTGCTTACTGCAAGGGATGTCGTCAGAGACTTGAAGAGCTGCAGGCTTTGGACAAGAGACTTAAAGCTGCCGTTGAAAGTGATGAAGAAATTGCACGGCGGAGTGCACGGGTGATGACTTACTTTGAGAAGAATCGTTTTAACAGGCAACCCCATACGAATATCTTCAAAAGGAAAGTCCAAGTCAAGCTTGTCCCGACATTGATTGCCAGTGCTGCTGCGTTTGTCGTCATATTCATTGGTTCTTTTGTGCTTTTTGGGACAAATAACCGTCAGACCAGCCAGATTTTGCCTGAAGTCATGATGCCTATTTCGTCCAGCCAGGTGCAGCAGGTAAGTGAGAAGCAGAAAACTACGCTTGATGATTTCTCCTTGGAAGAAATCGTGCAGTATCTTGATTCGAAGGGCTATGCCGTACAGTTGCAGCTGAAGTCCATTGCTCCGATACCGGAAAAGAAGAATGCAACTGCTGATACTCAGAAATAA
- the cysS gene encoding cysteine--tRNA ligase: MEVKLYNTMGRKLEVFRPINEGKVGLYTCGPTVYNYAHIGNLRTFLFEDVLKRTLMHAGYDVEHVMNITDVGHLTDDGDEGDDKMTKKAKESGKSVWEIAAFYTEAFLHDYDQLNMIRPAVLCKATDHIQDMIALIKRLEQRGHTYLSGGNVYFSIDTFPDYGKLAGQNLDDLQTAVRADVTADSNKRNSKDFVLWFTKSKFGQQQMMWDSPWGRGYPGWHIECSAMSMKYLGESFDIHCGGIDAIPVHHTNEIAQSEAATGHKWVNYWLHGEFLLDETGKMSKSKGDFLTLGLLEKKGYDPMDYRFFTLGGHYRSQLRFSFENLDTARNGRLSIISRIQDLLDAGAKKLPLAGAVAKTYAERFDTDICNNLNMPKAVADLWATLKATDLTDDEKYSLVLYYDEVFGLRLDKVEARGDVSVPPEAMQLLARRTQAKKEKNWTEADAMRDQLAALGFTVKDTPQGPILQKKL, from the coding sequence ATGGAAGTCAAGCTATATAATACGATGGGACGGAAACTGGAAGTCTTCAGACCTATCAACGAAGGAAAAGTCGGTCTGTATACGTGTGGTCCTACCGTATACAACTATGCACATATCGGTAATCTCAGGACATTTCTGTTTGAAGATGTACTCAAGAGAACGCTCATGCATGCTGGCTATGACGTGGAACACGTCATGAATATCACGGATGTCGGTCATCTGACAGACGATGGGGACGAGGGTGATGACAAGATGACGAAGAAGGCAAAGGAAAGCGGCAAGTCAGTCTGGGAAATTGCAGCCTTCTATACGGAAGCTTTTCTTCATGACTATGATCAGCTTAACATGATCCGTCCTGCGGTACTGTGCAAGGCGACCGACCATATACAGGATATGATTGCCTTGATCAAACGGCTTGAACAGCGGGGCCACACATATCTCAGCGGAGGCAATGTCTATTTCTCCATAGATACATTTCCTGACTATGGTAAGCTTGCAGGTCAGAACCTTGACGATCTGCAGACTGCTGTCCGGGCTGATGTCACGGCTGACAGCAACAAACGGAACAGCAAGGATTTTGTCCTTTGGTTTACCAAGAGCAAGTTCGGACAGCAGCAGATGATGTGGGACTCACCTTGGGGAAGAGGCTATCCTGGTTGGCATATTGAATGTTCTGCAATGAGCATGAAGTACCTTGGGGAATCATTTGATATCCACTGCGGTGGAATTGATGCCATCCCTGTACATCATACCAATGAGATTGCCCAGAGCGAAGCCGCAACAGGACACAAATGGGTCAATTATTGGCTCCATGGAGAATTCCTGCTGGATGAGACCGGGAAGATGAGCAAGAGCAAGGGAGATTTCCTTACGCTTGGCCTGCTGGAGAAAAAGGGATATGATCCGATGGATTATCGCTTTTTTACACTTGGCGGGCATTATCGGTCACAGCTTCGTTTCAGTTTCGAGAATCTTGATACGGCTAGGAACGGAAGGCTTTCCATCATATCAAGGATCCAAGACTTGCTGGATGCAGGAGCTAAGAAGCTTCCGTTGGCCGGAGCTGTTGCAAAGACCTATGCCGAACGTTTTGATACGGATATCTGCAATAACCTCAATATGCCGAAGGCTGTTGCGGACCTGTGGGCGACACTCAAGGCAACAGATCTTACCGATGATGAAAAATATAGCCTGGTATTGTACTATGATGAAGTGTTCGGCCTGAGATTGGATAAGGTCGAGGCCAGAGGAGATGTGTCAGTTCCTCCGGAGGCTATGCAGCTTCTTGCCAGAAGGACACAGGCAAAGAAGGAAAAAAACTGGACGGAAGCCGATGCAATGAGAGATCAGCTTGCGGCCTTGGGCTTTACGGTAAAGGATACGCCCCAGGGACCTATCCTTCAAAAAAAGCTGTAA
- a CDS encoding acetate kinase — MVILTLNCGSSSAKYQVFDWDNKDVLAVGVVERIGLEYSTITHKATGKEPYFTKFSSPTHKEAIELIISMLVDKKYGVIKDLSEIGAVGHRVLHGGEYFKKSALVDDQVVEDLKKIIPLGPLHMPANIMGIEAARKVMPNIPHAIVMDTAWHQTMPKEAFMYAVPYDWYTKYNVRRYGFHGTSHLYCAKRAAVLLGKQNKDTNLIICHIGNGASVCAVKDGICVDTSMGLTPLEGLVMGSRSGDLDPAILPYIMNTTGMSASEMDTALNKKSGLVGICGMSDRRDVHEAALKGDEKAQLAIDMECHRLKKYIGAYKALLGRVDAVVFTAGVGEMGDHIRKGSTEGLENIGISMDAHKNAICHCRNGEFDISTSDSPTRIFVIPTDEELVITEDAYALMEGTYDVHTKFHYTFESKDYENKARARGLVEDLKKHPELKEILVTAK, encoded by the coding sequence ATGGTTATTCTGACCTTGAACTGTGGCAGTTCTTCTGCCAAATACCAAGTCTTCGACTGGGACAACAAGGATGTACTTGCTGTCGGTGTAGTTGAACGAATCGGACTTGAGTATTCAACAATTACCCATAAGGCTACGGGAAAAGAACCTTATTTTACAAAATTTTCTTCTCCTACACATAAGGAAGCAATTGAACTCATCATCAGTATGTTGGTCGACAAAAAATATGGCGTAATCAAAGATTTGAGTGAAATCGGCGCCGTTGGACACAGGGTATTGCATGGTGGAGAATATTTCAAGAAATCTGCATTGGTAGATGACCAGGTAGTAGAAGATCTGAAGAAAATCATTCCTCTCGGTCCTCTTCATATGCCAGCCAACATCATGGGTATTGAAGCAGCACGGAAAGTAATGCCGAACATTCCTCATGCCATCGTCATGGATACAGCTTGGCATCAGACGATGCCCAAAGAAGCTTTCATGTATGCAGTTCCCTACGATTGGTATACGAAGTACAATGTCCGCCGATATGGTTTCCACGGAACCAGTCACCTCTATTGTGCAAAAAGGGCTGCAGTACTGCTCGGCAAACAGAACAAGGATACCAACCTTATCATCTGCCACATCGGTAACGGAGCATCAGTCTGCGCTGTGAAGGACGGCATCTGCGTCGATACTTCCATGGGGCTGACACCGCTTGAAGGCCTTGTCATGGGTTCCAGGAGCGGTGATCTTGATCCCGCCATCCTCCCCTATATCATGAACACGACCGGCATGAGTGCCAGCGAAATGGATACTGCCCTTAACAAGAAGAGTGGTCTTGTAGGTATCTGCGGCATGAGTGACCGCCGTGATGTCCACGAAGCTGCTCTCAAGGGAGATGAGAAGGCTCAGTTGGCTATCGATATGGAATGCCACAGACTGAAGAAGTATATCGGTGCCTACAAAGCTTTGCTCGGCAGGGTCGATGCTGTCGTCTTTACTGCCGGTGTCGGTGAAATGGGCGACCATATCAGAAAGGGATCTACAGAAGGACTGGAAAATATCGGTATCAGCATGGATGCACATAAGAATGCCATCTGCCACTGCAGAAACGGCGAATTTGATATCAGCACATCCGATTCTCCGACTCGTATCTTCGTGATTCCTACTGATGAAGAATTGGTCATCACCGAAGATGCCTATGCGCTCATGGAAGGCACCTACGATGTCCATACCAAATTCCATTACACCTTCGAAAGCAAAGATTACGAGAACAAGGCAAGGGCAAGAGGGCTTGTCGAAGATTTGAAGAAACATCCGGAACTGAAGGAAATCCTTGTCACAGCCAAATAA
- the cas2 gene encoding CRISPR-associated endonuclease Cas2, whose product MKKVRLYLLVYDITNARVYRKLYKILDSYVYQRIEKSVLELTLTDMDLVRLRRQLGKLFPDDEEKIILIPVCRDDQSKVRVYGAVCRESVSEPDFVML is encoded by the coding sequence ATGAAAAAAGTTAGGTTGTATCTGCTGGTCTATGATATTACAAATGCACGGGTGTATCGGAAATTGTACAAAATCCTCGATTCTTATGTCTACCAAAGAATAGAGAAATCTGTTTTAGAGTTGACGTTGACCGATATGGATTTGGTAAGATTACGACGCCAGTTAGGGAAGCTTTTCCCAGATGATGAGGAAAAGATAATATTGATTCCTGTCTGTAGGGATGACCAGAGCAAGGTGCGGGTATATGGCGCTGTCTGCAGAGAAAGTGTAAGTGAACCCGACTTTGTAATGTTGTAG
- the cas1 gene encoding CRISPR-associated endonuclease Cas1 produces the protein MIVYLVSNNGTLKKENDVLLYSDYKGNVTKLIPEKVSLLIIIGKLQITGSAFQLICRQKIQLFFLSKNGFGNGKFIYGDSKNTLLRHKQHQLYDNSQSALAIAKDIVAGKLSNEFYFSQRIARTRNCQDINSDIRTIRQLHDMVASCDSMDGVRGIEGKAATCYFNCLGHNFIIDWTKFSKRTKNPPLDEINSVLSFLYTLVANRIDILLFQEGLDDSIGYLHALSYGRKSLVFDLEEEFRTPVVDTLACALFNRGEVEQNDFETKEDEGNEENGSNETIENRSLRKGVYLTEGGMKKTIAAFEKKLLQEHYYPELNKKLSYEKILGEQVKLFKSVISGDREHYVPFVVT, from the coding sequence ATGATTGTGTATTTGGTATCAAACAATGGAACTTTAAAAAAGGAAAATGATGTACTGTTGTACAGCGACTACAAAGGGAATGTGACTAAATTAATTCCTGAGAAAGTTTCACTGTTGATTATCATTGGAAAATTACAGATTACAGGTTCTGCTTTTCAGTTGATCTGCAGGCAAAAGATTCAATTGTTTTTCCTTTCCAAGAACGGTTTTGGCAATGGGAAATTTATCTATGGAGATAGCAAAAATACCTTGCTGAGGCATAAACAGCATCAGTTATATGATAATTCACAAAGTGCATTGGCCATAGCAAAGGATATTGTTGCCGGGAAATTAAGCAATGAGTTTTATTTTTCCCAACGGATTGCAAGGACCCGCAATTGTCAGGATATAAATAGTGATATAAGAACTATTCGTCAATTACATGATATGGTCGCTTCTTGCGATTCCATGGATGGTGTCCGGGGTATAGAAGGAAAAGCTGCTACATGTTATTTTAATTGTCTTGGACATAATTTTATTATTGATTGGACTAAGTTTTCAAAACGCACGAAAAATCCTCCTTTGGATGAAATCAATTCAGTGTTGAGTTTTTTATATACATTGGTTGCTAACAGAATTGATATTTTATTATTTCAAGAAGGTTTGGATGATTCTATCGGTTATCTCCATGCACTTTCCTATGGACGCAAATCATTGGTGTTTGATTTGGAAGAAGAATTCAGGACACCGGTAGTTGATACTTTGGCTTGTGCTCTTTTTAACAGAGGGGAGGTGGAACAGAATGATTTCGAAACTAAGGAAGATGAAGGTAATGAAGAGAACGGATCAAATGAAACTATTGAAAACAGAAGTTTGCGGAAAGGTGTCTATCTGACAGAGGGTGGTATGAAGAAAACGATTGCAGCATTTGAGAAAAAATTGCTTCAAGAACACTACTATCCGGAACTGAACAAGAAGCTGAGCTATGAAAAGATACTAGGTGAACAGGTAAAGCTTTTCAAAAGTGTAATCAGCGGAGATCGAGAACATTATGTTCCTTTTGTGGTGACGTGA
- the cas2 gene encoding CRISPR-associated endonuclease Cas2, whose protein sequence is MIYFCCYDITDARRLKKVAKTLEKWGVRVQRSFFCCEEDSDAIQALSAEIIAQIDQKVDKFCVYPICDACFKKIVYFGCDASFIMPEYMIL, encoded by the coding sequence ATGATATACTTTTGTTGTTATGATATAACTGATGCCAGACGTCTGAAGAAAGTTGCCAAGACACTTGAAAAATGGGGAGTTCGTGTTCAGCGTTCATTTTTTTGCTGTGAAGAGGATTCTGATGCCATACAGGCTTTGTCGGCAGAAATAATAGCACAAATTGACCAGAAAGTAGATAAGTTCTGTGTGTATCCTATCTGTGATGCTTGTTTCAAAAAGATTGTATACTTCGGTTGTGATGCATCTTTCATAATGCCTGAATATATGATACTATGA
- a CDS encoding RNA polymerase sigma factor encodes MEIRSNNENDFRQIYTEVFPQLFKVSNNIVRNPDRAEELCQEAFTRFYDKALVFPSENDAKYWLIRVTKNLSINVVKRKSREAHMIEKFKRQPKRKEKTGEDLMVEEASCKEVRDAIEQLPEKLKVVITMKTYTDLDYKEIGATLNISESNVKVRVFRARQMLKKILLQE; translated from the coding sequence ATGGAAATACGAAGTAACAATGAGAATGATTTCCGACAGATCTATACTGAGGTATTCCCCCAGTTGTTCAAGGTTTCGAACAACATCGTAAGGAATCCCGATAGGGCAGAGGAATTGTGCCAGGAAGCATTCACACGGTTCTATGACAAGGCTTTGGTCTTTCCTTCCGAAAATGATGCCAAGTACTGGTTGATTCGGGTAACGAAGAACCTTTCGATCAATGTGGTCAAGCGCAAGAGCCGTGAGGCCCATATGATTGAGAAGTTCAAGCGGCAACCGAAACGGAAAGAAAAAACAGGAGAGGACCTGATGGTGGAAGAGGCTTCCTGCAAGGAGGTAAGGGATGCCATTGAACAGCTTCCTGAGAAACTCAAGGTAGTAATAACGATGAAGACGTATACGGACCTTGATTATAAGGAAATTGGAGCTACGCTGAATATTTCTGAAAGTAACGTGAAGGTGAGAGTCTTCAGAGCTCGTCAGATGCTCAAGAAGATTCTTTTGCAGGAGTGA
- a CDS encoding MarR family transcriptional regulator — translation MNEITDTIIGQLQQLHMLMHRTMISHLGSTHNPHRGQGRVLAILKLKPTISQKELTYLLNMSKQSVAELLTKLERSGYITREVSEDDKRIMIIHLTEAGAKVTEDTNENESDVLKVFECLNDDELSTFSEYLERIIKQYEKQFPDVDFENRRKYMEDFMSYYGKIYGNWQHTDTDYNRYRHSSRRTRGRRHYRDEMRPFMGEETENDESDN, via the coding sequence ATGAATGAAATTACAGATACTATCATTGGACAGCTACAACAGCTTCATATGCTTATGCACCGTACAATGATCAGCCATTTAGGCAGCACACATAACCCGCACAGAGGACAAGGCAGAGTATTGGCAATCCTTAAATTGAAACCGACAATCAGCCAAAAAGAACTGACGTATCTGCTTAACATGAGCAAACAATCAGTTGCAGAACTACTTACGAAACTTGAAAGAAGTGGCTATATAACCCGTGAGGTCTCAGAGGACGACAAACGGATCATGATTATTCATCTGACTGAGGCCGGTGCAAAAGTCACAGAGGACACGAATGAAAACGAATCGGATGTCTTAAAAGTCTTTGAGTGCCTGAATGATGATGAATTATCTACTTTCAGCGAATACTTGGAACGCATCATCAAGCAATATGAGAAGCAATTTCCTGATGTTGATTTTGAGAACCGCCGTAAGTATATGGAAGATTTTATGTCTTACTATGGAAAAATCTATGGAAATTGGCAACATACCGACACCGATTATAATCGCTACAGGCATAGTTCCAGACGTACCAGGGGACGCAGGCACTATAGGGATGAGATGAGGCCATTCATGGGAGAAGAAACTGAAAATGATGAAAGCGATAACTAA